The following proteins are encoded in a genomic region of Serinus canaria isolate serCan28SL12 chromosome 13, serCan2020, whole genome shotgun sequence:
- the SMIM32 gene encoding small integral membrane protein 32 → MYSELLNSTSATEAHLMIQTNTPYLSSTPRPVSSSALYMSTARVLKEGEINKPDLVTYIILFFFLFLTVTFIVFFINCQLKNSFFATLPYDRSLREARNPWRTQAV, encoded by the coding sequence ATGTATAGTGAATTGCTCAATTCTACCAGTGCCACTGAAGCTCACCTAATGATCCAGACCAACACGCCCTACCTGAGCAGCACTCCGAGACCCGtgagctcctctgctctttACATGTCGACAGCCAGGGTGTTaaaagaaggggaaataaaTAAGCCAGACCTGGTGACTTACAtcattctatttttctttctgttcttgaCCGTGACATTCATTGTGTTCTTCATAAACTGCCagctgaaaaattctttttttgctaCTCTTCCTTACGACAGATCGCTCAGGGAGGCGAGGAACCCGTGGAGGACACAAGCTGTCTGA